The sequence CACCATTTTTTGATCTTATCTGCCGCCAGCATACCTAAAAAGCCCGGCAGCCCGGTCATAATGTAGTAGATGGTGGACAGCCCCAGCGCGCCGATCAGGCTGTTCTCGCCCAAAAAGTCCGCGGCAATCTCGTACTTGAAGAAGTAGGTCACCAAATTGGCGCCAAAGCCCAGAGCACCCAGTAGGTTGGCAAGGGTCACAAGCAGCAGCATTTTGTTCTTAAACAGCAAGGAAAAGCTCTCCCACAGGCTTTGCTGCTGCACCTCCTGCACCACATGGATCCGCTCCTGTGCCGCATAGCAGCGGTAGCTGAGCATGGAGCCGCCTAGCCCGAAAATCAGGGCAAACACCAGCGCCATCAGCGCCATACTTGCCCCGGTGGCGTTGGCGATCATCTCCAGCGCCATGGGAATGACGGTGCTGAATGCGCTATATACGCAGGAGCCGATGGTGCGCGCCCATTGGACGAACCGGTCCCGCTCATTGGAATTGGGCGATACGGCGGCGGTAATGCCCCAGATGGACACATCCTGCACCGTGTAGGCCAGATCCCAACAAATATACATAATCACAAAGTAGCTGACCCGCAGCCACAACAGCTCTTCTTTGGTAGAGAACACCACAAACAGCAGCACGGTAAAGATCCCTACCGGCAGCGGTGTGTAGCGCAAAAACGGCCGCAGCTTTTCGCCGTTTTTGAAGGTGTGTTTATCAATAAAGGAGCCGACAATGGGGTCGTTGACCCCGTCCCACACTTTCATTACGATCAGCAGCACGCTGACCACCAGTGCCGGGAACAGGGCAATATCTGTCATAAAATAAGTAAAGAATGACGCTCCAATTAGGGAATAGACCATATTTTGGCCGCTGAGGCCCACCAAAAAGCCGGTTTGTTCCCGGCGGCCGATATACTTCTTTTCTTCCATATTGCTTCCCCCTATATGTTCCGGTTGCGTTTTCGATTTTTGGCAACACGATCCTAAGATATAGAGTAGCCTATCCCGGGTAAAAAAGAAAGCCTTTTTTGCAACTTCCATTGCAGAAAAGGCTTTTTGTCTGTATTTATGCGACAATTTGGCGTGACTGCCGTTTAATCAGTGGCGGATCAGCCCCAGCACCAGGATTACGGCCACCAGTACCGGCAGCACATAGCACATATAGCCACGCATCCAGCGCTGCACTTTCAGTCCCTTGCCGGTGTTGGCCTCTTTGGTAAAGTCCTTCCAGCCCCAGCCGTAGCGGGAGGTGCAGAAGAAAATAAAGATGAGAGAGCCCAGCGGCAGCAGCAGATTGCTCACCACAAAGTCCTCCAGATCCAGCACGCCGGTGCCCGGGCCCAAAGGCTGGAACTTGGAGAGCACATTGAACCCTAATACGCAGGGCATACTCAGCAGGAGCATGAGAATGCCGTTGAACAGGCAGGCTTTTTTGCGGCTCCAGCCGGACAGATCCATGGTGCAGGACACAATGTTTTCAAACACGCCCAGCACGGTGGAAAAGGCGGCAAAGCTCATAAACACAAAGAACAGGCTGCCCCACACGCGCCCCAGGGGCATGTGGTTAAAGATATTAGGCAGGGTAATGAAGATCAGACTGGGACCGCTGTCCGGTTGCACACCGTAGGCAAAGCAGGCGGGGAAAATGATCAGTCCGGAGCACAGAGCCACCAGCGTGTCCAGCGCCGCCACCCGGGCAGACTCGCCCATCAGTGCGCGCTCCTTGCCGATATAGCTGCCAAAGATGGCCATAGCGCCGATGCCCAAACTCAGGGTAAAGAACGCCTGGTTCATGGCCCCGGCCACCACATTGCCGATGCCCACTTTCTTCATCCGCGCCAAATCCGGCACCAGGTAAAAGCGCAGCCCCTGGCTGCCCCCGGCGGTGCACACACTGTTGATCGCCAGCACCACCATAATGACCAGCAGTGCCACCATCATCCACTTGGTAATGCGCTCCAGCCCCTTTTGCAGACTAAAGGAGCACACCAAGAAGCCCAACACGACGATAATGCCCATAAACAGGGTCATGCGTAGCGGGTCGCCCAGCATTTGGCTGAATTGTGCCGCCACACCGTCGGTGTCGGCGCCTACGAATTGTCCGCCGGCGGTGCGGACAAAGTAGTCCAGCATCCACCCGGCCACGCTGGTGTAAAACATCATCAGAATATAGTTGCCGGCCATGGCAACATAGCCGTGCAGGTGCCACTTGCTGCCTTTCGGCTCCAACTGCTGGTACAGCCGGGCGGGGCTGCGCTGGCCGGCGCGACCCATGGCAAATTCCATGGTCATCACCGGTATGCCCAGGATCACTAAGAAAAACAGATAGATCAGTACAAAGGCACCGCCGCCGTATTGCCCCACCATGTATGGGAATTTCCACACATTGCCAATGCCGATGGCGCACCCGGCGCTCAGCAGAATAAAGCCCAGGCGGCTGCCCAGTTGTTCGCGTTGTTCCATAATTTTCATTTTCGGCAGATGTCTGCCGCCCTCTCGTTGATTTGCCGTACCATTTTACACGATTATGCGTCCGTTTGCAAGAGGGCTTCTTCTACAGCCCGGCGCACGGTGCCCGGTAGGCGGGTGCGCTTTAGCGCCCGGCGCAGTTCCTCTTTGGTTTTGGCGATTTTGAACAAACGGTAGCACTCGGTTTTGTGCGCATTGCTGCCCTGCCAGCGGCAAAAGATGTTCAGCACCCGATCCTTGAACGATGCCGCCTTGCGGTAGGTAGCCCCTTGCAGGTGCAGTTGTGTCCCCACAGTAGGGTCATAGTCGGTAAGAATTACGGTAGCTTCGCCTGCGGCATTTTGGGTCACTTCCGCTTCTGCGCAGGAGAGGACGGACGGCTCCAGATCCTTGAATACCAAGGTTAGCTGTCGCTTTTTCGGCAGCACGGTGCAGTCGCCGGCGGTGGGCGCCACAGTCACCGTCAGTGTACTGCCTTGCAGCTGCTGGGTGATTTGGGTCTCGGCCTTGTGGGTGTCAAAATCCGTTTGGCCGTTGTCCTCATATAAGGTAAAGTCGCCGTCCCCGGCATAGAGCCACAGGGTCAGCGCCGCCGGGTTGCCGCAGGCGTTGCCCGGGTCGTCGCTTAGCGGTAAGATTGCTCCGGCCTTGGCCAGCACCGGCATTTCCGTCAATTCTCGGTGAAGGGTCAGGCACAGGGGACCGGTGTAGACCGCCCCGGTGAACAGATCCGTCCACCGTCCCGGCGGGATCCAGGCGTCCACAGCGCCCATACCCAACTGCTTTTTTTGCGGAGAGGTGATGGGGTACACCAA comes from Oscillospiraceae bacterium and encodes:
- a CDS encoding MFS transporter, whose product is MEEKKYIGRREQTGFLVGLSGQNMVYSLIGASFFTYFMTDIALFPALVVSVLLIVMKVWDGVNDPIVGSFIDKHTFKNGEKLRPFLRYTPLPVGIFTVLLFVVFSTKEELLWLRVSYFVIMYICWDLAYTVQDVSIWGITAAVSPNSNERDRFVQWARTIGSCVYSAFSTVIPMALEMIANATGASMALMALVFALIFGLGGSMLSYRCYAAQERIHVVQEVQQQSLWESFSLLFKNKMLLLVTLANLLGALGFGANLVTYFFKYEIAADFLGENSLIGALGLSTIYYIMTGLPGFLGMLAADKIKKWCHGYVNALIVMQACNILARIAAYFIGFEGKNLWFAMAVIGLGGIPLGAAAIAQTAIFCDSIDYMEWKTGKRTEGITFSMQTSFTKISSGITAGLATLALHLLHYKPIEGASTYLGTQSAAFDRWIWPLVILTPAIASLLYIVPLLFIRYTPAQRAQVEQELKARRAATDSQNT
- a CDS encoding sodium-dependent transporter, which encodes MEQREQLGSRLGFILLSAGCAIGIGNVWKFPYMVGQYGGGAFVLIYLFFLVILGIPVMTMEFAMGRAGQRSPARLYQQLEPKGSKWHLHGYVAMAGNYILMMFYTSVAGWMLDYFVRTAGGQFVGADTDGVAAQFSQMLGDPLRMTLFMGIIVVLGFLVCSFSLQKGLERITKWMMVALLVIMVVLAINSVCTAGGSQGLRFYLVPDLARMKKVGIGNVVAGAMNQAFFTLSLGIGAMAIFGSYIGKERALMGESARVAALDTLVALCSGLIIFPACFAYGVQPDSGPSLIFITLPNIFNHMPLGRVWGSLFFVFMSFAAFSTVLGVFENIVSCTMDLSGWSRKKACLFNGILMLLLSMPCVLGFNVLSKFQPLGPGTGVLDLEDFVVSNLLLPLGSLIFIFFCTSRYGWGWKDFTKEANTGKGLKVQRWMRGYMCYVLPVLVAVILVLGLIRH